A section of the Candidatus Desulfatibia profunda genome encodes:
- a CDS encoding GspH/FimT family pseudopilin, whose product MRQNAGFTVFELLIVIAIAGVLTAIAVPNFLGYQYSYRLKGAISTLRGDLYGTKMLAIKRGVQYKVVFTADGYQIQRGTSSSGTFTLDQTEITRNFADEYPGVTADTAATANPVFSPRGTATPVTITLKTSQKSQTITISLAGRIKVN is encoded by the coding sequence ATGCGCCAGAATGCGGGGTTTACAGTATTTGAGTTGCTGATCGTTATCGCCATTGCCGGCGTGCTGACGGCCATTGCCGTGCCCAATTTTCTGGGCTATCAGTATAGTTATCGTTTAAAGGGCGCGATATCCACCTTGCGAGGCGATTTGTACGGTACCAAAATGCTGGCCATCAAGCGCGGCGTTCAATACAAAGTTGTTTTCACGGCCGACGGCTACCAGATCCAGCGGGGAACCTCCAGTTCAGGGACGTTTACTCTGGACCAGACCGAAATAACGAGAAACTTCGCTGATGAATACCCGGGTGTCACCGCTGATACCGCGGCTACCGCTAATCCGGTTTTCAGCCCCAGGGGCACGGCCACGCCGGTCACCATCACTTTAAAAACCAGCCAGAAGTCCCAGACAATCACAATTTCTCTGGCAGGAAGGATAAAGGTGAATTGA
- a CDS encoding GspH/FimT family pseudopilin has protein sequence MRKQAGFTLLELLVVIAVIGIMAAIAVPNFLGYLPKYRLRSAARDLYSNLHLVKMSAIKSNASWAIVFNVDAGTYQVCSGKGADNSWGGANVVEKTVALSDYGNSVTYGNGCAASPVGSTFGNGVTYSSPTDVAVLNSRGTSNGGYVYLTDMTAASCIAVGTRSSGVIRLLKWPW, from the coding sequence CACTTCTCGAGCTGCTGGTGGTGATTGCTGTCATCGGCATCATGGCTGCGATTGCCGTGCCTAATTTCTTAGGATATCTGCCTAAATATCGCCTGAGAAGCGCGGCCCGGGACCTGTATTCAAACCTGCATCTCGTAAAGATGAGTGCCATCAAGAGCAACGCTTCATGGGCCATTGTTTTTAATGTCGATGCCGGCACGTATCAGGTGTGTTCGGGAAAGGGAGCTGACAACTCCTGGGGCGGTGCAAATGTGGTTGAGAAAACAGTGGCGCTGAGTGATTACGGCAACAGCGTCACCTACGGAAACGGCTGCGCCGCCAGTCCCGTCGGCTCCACTTTCGGGAACGGCGTTACCTATTCGAGTCCCACCGACGTGGCTGTCCTGAACTCTAGAGGCACTTCTAACGGCGGTTATGTTTACCTGACAGATATGACGGCCGCTTCTTGTATCGCTGTCGGCACCCGGTCCAGCGGCGTTATCAGATTGCTGAAATGGCCGTGGTAG
- a CDS encoding prepilin-type N-terminal cleavage/methylation domain-containing protein yields the protein MKRFIIAGTSSGFTLIELLVVIAIGGVLLTAIYELLNTNTKLYSSKENTMIMTQDLRAATDILIREIRMAGCNPTGAGGIGFQTNSDDRYNTDANSIRFTMDTDGDGATTSSNEDINYYLYTSGGIQKLGRRTSGAGSPEPVAEYVTNLAFTYYNAAGAVLTPPLSAADLGNIHAVDISITAETPKTDAITHVKKTHTMSTRVKIRNAGLE from the coding sequence ATGAAACGTTTCATCATAGCGGGCACAAGCAGCGGATTTACCCTGATTGAATTGCTGGTTGTCATAGCCATCGGCGGTGTGCTGCTGACGGCCATTTACGAGCTTCTCAACACCAATACCAAGCTGTATTCTTCCAAAGAAAATACCATGATCATGACCCAGGATCTGCGGGCCGCCACGGATATTCTGATCCGTGAGATCCGCATGGCCGGCTGCAATCCCACCGGCGCCGGCGGGATCGGGTTTCAAACCAACTCGGATGACCGCTATAACACGGACGCAAATTCGATTCGCTTTACCATGGATACCGACGGCGACGGGGCGACTACCAGCAGCAATGAAGACATCAACTATTATCTTTACACATCCGGCGGTATCCAGAAGCTCGGGCGAAGAACAAGCGGTGCGGGCAGTCCGGAGCCTGTTGCCGAATACGTCACGAATCTTGCGTTTACCTATTATAATGCCGCAGGGGCGGTATTGACCCCGCCGCTGAGCGCCGCCGATTTGGGCAACATCCATGCGGTGGATATTTCCATAACCGCCGAGACGCCCAAAACCGATGCCATAACGCACGTAAAAAAGACCCACACCATGTCAACCCGGGTAAAAATCCGCAACGCCGGGCTTGAATGA
- a CDS encoding PEP-CTERM sorting domain-containing protein yields MAYFYKQFLFLGEVLRFQDVVVYLDFGGTIIPGTELGYFWAVSEGGSSAIPEPATMLLLGSGMIGLAGIRRKMKK; encoded by the coding sequence GTGGCGTATTTTTATAAACAATTTTTATTTCTTGGTGAAGTACTGAGATTTCAAGATGTAGTGGTCTATTTGGACTTTGGTGGAACAATAATCCCAGGGACTGAGCTGGGTTACTTTTGGGCTGTGAGTGAAGGCGGCAGCTCGGCCATCCCCGAACCGGCCACCATGCTGCTTTTAGGCTCCGGCATGATCGGTCTGGCAGGAATCCGCAGAAAAATGAAAAAGTAA
- a CDS encoding pilus assembly PilX N-terminal domain-containing protein — MNSFCKPIQNEDGFVLIVALFVLILLTIIGISATNTSIIDLQIAANDKAYKIAFYNADSGVYTTPKLISRTIDAGAQITGSDLGNISYLSRPTGDTTDFFRQVMGYDAYDGGTLDIQFTLGSNNVNVDVNRTGQQTLVGGGAEFASGAEGIGGGASVAVYFDMDSFGSGPYNANSNVGATYRKVVGVPGGL; from the coding sequence ATGAATTCTTTTTGCAAACCTATCCAAAACGAAGACGGTTTTGTACTTATCGTGGCCCTGTTTGTTCTGATTCTGCTGACCATCATCGGCATTTCAGCAACCAACACCTCGATCATCGACCTTCAGATTGCCGCAAACGATAAAGCTTACAAGATCGCATTTTATAATGCCGACAGCGGTGTCTACACGACCCCTAAGCTTATCTCCCGTACGATTGATGCGGGCGCGCAGATCACCGGGAGCGACCTGGGCAATATCAGCTACCTGAGTCGCCCGACCGGTGACACCACCGATTTTTTCAGGCAGGTCATGGGCTATGACGCCTATGATGGCGGCACCCTGGATATTCAATTTACCCTTGGCAGCAATAATGTGAATGTGGACGTCAACCGCACCGGGCAGCAAACCCTGGTCGGCGGCGGCGCTGAATTTGCCAGCGGCGCCGAAGGAATCGGCGGCGGCGCCTCCGTGGCTGTTTATTTCGATATGGATTCCTTCGGTTCGGGACCTTACAATGCCAACTCCAACGTGGGCGCAACCTACCGAAAAGTGGTGGGAGTACCAGGAGGATTATAA